Sequence from the Temnothorax longispinosus isolate EJ_2023e chromosome 6, Tlon_JGU_v1, whole genome shotgun sequence genome:
tataaataatcaaactaatatttcttcttttatacaaaaaggaaatgtaattttacgcgtgtattgtatatacaatatgtaaaaaagacattaattattgtaatgtcgatatttgtattaattttcgtGATCTGATCTTTCcatacaaaaattgattttatattatttcaaaagattatgtcagaaaacaaaaatattatttaatatataattcacacacatataatacctattttacaattttccaagtgtaaaataaatttattgtgcTTTGTCGGCATGCatatagtacatatatattatagccaaaaattaaatatatatgtataatcagtGTTTTTCTTGTTCTACAGGATGAGACTGATTGTCGGCATCTCACCAATTATCACGATCCTATGGATTTTGATTACGAGTAATCTAGCATGCAGCAAAAGGCTATTGGTCATTACTCCAACTCCATCCTACAGTCATCAGATAGTATTTCGGGCAATATGTCTTGCTTTGAATAAGCGGGGACACGAGATAGTAACATTGACtcctaatattttaaatgatacTAGCGTGACCAATTATACGGAAATAGACTTCggttttatatatgaaaaagttgATGACACTGATATAAGTCAGACCCGTTGGAATCTCACACAATTGGCAGGATTAAAAACGAGGTTACTAACACTGGGTCATAATATAGCGGAGGAAGTCCTCAGCCATCCTGATCTCGTggaatatcataaaaatggAACCGATGTGCAATTTGACGCGGTAATAGCGGAGATGATTATGACTCCTGCAACCTACATGCTGGCGCACAGATTTAATGTACCTTTAATAGGTGaggttaaataaaattatgccgTTATTATACTTAATCATGTCGTGTATTATGTAACAGCTATACGAACGGTGTTACTCAACGAGTTTTATAACCTCAGGTATCATGTCTATGGACTTGCAAAACTGTCATCGTTTCACTCACGGTAGTCCCGTGCTCCCATCGCACCCCTCGAATTGGGAGCTTGAAAGTTTCGCAGGATTAGATAAACCATTTTGGAGGCGATTGGTGAATTTCATAAATACTTGGTGGAACATATACTCAtggtttaataattttgcgaaCAAACAACAAAAGATCGCCGAAAAGTATTTCGGTAATGATATACCGCATATCACCGACGTTGAGAAGAATATGAGTCTCATCTTGATCAATCAAGAACCTTTGCTTGCATACGCCAGACCCGAAATACCTAATATCGTTCACTTCAGCGGATTGCACATCGCAAAGACGCCACCGGCGTTACCAAAAGTAagactttataataattattagtattaaaattctatttcatATCAATCAATCTCGCACGCTTTTAACGCATTAAAcacaattaagaaaaatatatcttcataAAATTTACTGTCTACAGGATTTAAAAGATTTCCTGGACAATGCGACAAATGGTTTCGTTTATATGAGTCTGGGATCAAACACGAAAAGCAAATTATTGCCGAAGAAAATACTGGAGGTCTTTGCGAACGCTTTTTCCAATTTGCCGTATAAAGTACTGTGGAAATTCGAGAATGATAGCTTTCACGTTCCTCCCAACGTTTTTATCTCGAAATGGACCCCACAACAGGGCGTGCTGGGTAAATTAAAACAGACAAGCcggcattttataaaaattaataccgggATTATTAATCGTTTCCTTGTCCTTATTTCAGCTCATCCGAACATCAAGCTCTTCATTTATCAAGGCGGACTGCAGAGTACCGAAGAAGCGGTTCATTATGCCGTCCCGCTCTTAGGACTACCGTTTGTCTTCGATCAGGTGTACCAAGTTACGAAAATGGTTTCTCTGGGAGTTGCAAGATACCTAGACATAGTCCAGCTTACGACGTCGGAATTGCACGACGCTATACTGGAAGTCGCCGATGATAAAGGGTAATTACGATGTCAATTATTAGTACACGCGCCCGTAtactgtatgtatgtacgataGTAATCGTCTCGTAATCGTAATGTGGATAGAGAGACGATAgtgatatttacatataataactaacatgcatatatgtatatatttggtGCACTGTTTGCAGGTACAAAGATAGGATGTTGGCGCTACGTGCTCTCACAAAGGACAAGCCTTATGATAGCTTAGAGAATGTTATATGGTGGATTGAGTTTGTAATGCGTCACAATGGCGCACCTCATTTACGTTTCAATGGAGTCGATACCGCGTGGTATCAGCAATTCGATTTAGATATCATTGTATTCTTGACGATAACAtcatttttagttttatgcgTTATTTTACGCATTGTAGGATGGGTTTCAAAGcagttatatacaatttatatgaaCCATtgcataatacataaaaagatacaatcgtatagaaagaaaaaattggcgtaatgaaattgtataaatttaaaaaacatttaagccattattatgtttttttttccttatattcGTCTGTATATGAGCTTGAGCATAATTTGGTTTAGCGATAGAATTGTTTTTGAAATGCCCAAACTATGCGAAATGGTCATGGAAGTGTACCTCTTTTATCCCTCGAGCATTTGCATGTGAATTTTACAATGCTCATTTATACGAAAAATAGAGAAACATGGAAATCGGGGTAAGTGAGAGAGGGTAAATTTCGGTATAGAGAAGAACGTGAATATAAAACTTGATGCGTTGAGTGAAATGA
This genomic interval carries:
- the LOC139814516 gene encoding UDP-glucosyltransferase 2-like isoform X1 produces the protein MCVRRIEIVRYETSSLTSFAIVTVCVGVSLYQGFRSCNISITRSRMRLIVGISPIITILWILITSNLACSKRLLVITPTPSYSHQIVFRAICLALNKRGHEIVTLTPNILNDTSVTNYTEIDFGFIYEKVDDTDISQTRWNLTQLAGLKTRLLTLGHNIAEEVLSHPDLVEYHKNGTDVQFDAVIAEMIMTPATYMLAHRFNVPLIGIMSMDLQNCHRFTHGSPVLPSHPSNWELESFAGLDKPFWRRLVNFINTWWNIYSWFNNFANKQQKIAEKYFGNDIPHITDVEKNMSLILINQEPLLAYARPEIPNIVHFSGLHIAKTPPALPKDLKDFLDNATNGFVYMSLGSNTKSKLLPKKILEVFANAFSNLPYKVLWKFENDSFHVPPNVFISKWTPQQGVLAHPNIKLFIYQGGLQSTEEAVHYAVPLLGLPFVFDQVYQVTKMVSLGVARYLDIVQLTTSELHDAILEVADDKGYKDRMLALRALTKDKPYDSLENVIWWIEFVMRHNGAPHLRFNGVDTAWYQQFDLDIIVFLTITSFLVLCVILRIVGWVSKQLYTIYMNHCIIHKKIQSYRKKKLA
- the LOC139814516 gene encoding UDP-glucosyltransferase 2-like isoform X2 — encoded protein: MRLIVGISPIITILWILITSNLACSKRLLVITPTPSYSHQIVFRAICLALNKRGHEIVTLTPNILNDTSVTNYTEIDFGFIYEKVDDTDISQTRWNLTQLAGLKTRLLTLGHNIAEEVLSHPDLVEYHKNGTDVQFDAVIAEMIMTPATYMLAHRFNVPLIGIMSMDLQNCHRFTHGSPVLPSHPSNWELESFAGLDKPFWRRLVNFINTWWNIYSWFNNFANKQQKIAEKYFGNDIPHITDVEKNMSLILINQEPLLAYARPEIPNIVHFSGLHIAKTPPALPKDLKDFLDNATNGFVYMSLGSNTKSKLLPKKILEVFANAFSNLPYKVLWKFENDSFHVPPNVFISKWTPQQGVLAHPNIKLFIYQGGLQSTEEAVHYAVPLLGLPFVFDQVYQVTKMVSLGVARYLDIVQLTTSELHDAILEVADDKGYKDRMLALRALTKDKPYDSLENVIWWIEFVMRHNGAPHLRFNGVDTAWYQQFDLDIIVFLTITSFLVLCVILRIVGWVSKQLYTIYMNHCIIHKKIQSYRKKKLA